The following proteins are encoded in a genomic region of Haloarcula salinisoli:
- a CDS encoding L-aspartate oxidase: MTDQNYETSDVLVVGSGIAGLAAALGAVREGSDVTVATKATRPEGASSWWAQGGIAVSRDHPEQFKQDIIAASDDTADPDAVDVLVENANDAVEDVLLDTLEVKFDENGGDLDFTREAAHSEDRILHVDAATGKHIHVPFLNYLDAHDGVEILDDTAALELIRHEGRVHGAMLESDGEVTPHYAGSVVLATGGIGELYPRTTNPDMATGDGIAMAALAGADVEDMEYVQFHPTVAIPGEDGDDDDVFLVSEAVRGEGALLRNGDGERFMKEYHADAELAPRDVVARAVKAEREGTGEVLLDVSPLSFAAEFPGLARRCTDHGIDYEDGIPVAPAEHFLCGGVAVDDRGRTTLDRLYAVGECSRTGVHGANRLASTSLLEGLVWGLRAGEDAAGKGVEPIEAPDLLERDPDLPARFAGDKMHRLRRVMDEQLGVERDPDELGKAMATVRRLKGEVDAYVRTRTSRSLYELRHASVTALLVARHASENTESVGTHNLVEKAPAEPSAD; this comes from the coding sequence ATGACGGACCAGAACTACGAGACGTCCGACGTACTCGTCGTCGGCTCTGGCATCGCCGGGCTGGCCGCGGCACTGGGGGCAGTTCGCGAGGGCAGCGACGTGACCGTCGCGACCAAAGCGACCCGGCCGGAAGGCGCGTCCTCCTGGTGGGCACAGGGCGGCATCGCCGTCTCCCGTGACCACCCCGAGCAGTTCAAGCAGGACATCATCGCCGCCAGCGACGACACCGCCGACCCCGACGCCGTCGACGTGCTGGTCGAGAACGCCAACGACGCCGTCGAGGACGTGCTGCTCGACACCCTGGAAGTGAAGTTTGACGAGAACGGCGGCGACCTGGATTTCACCCGCGAGGCCGCCCACAGCGAAGACCGTATCCTCCACGTGGACGCCGCGACGGGCAAGCACATCCACGTCCCGTTCCTGAACTATCTGGACGCCCACGACGGCGTCGAGATTCTGGACGACACCGCCGCACTGGAACTGATTCGCCACGAGGGTCGCGTCCACGGCGCGATGCTCGAATCGGACGGCGAGGTGACCCCACACTACGCCGGGAGCGTCGTGCTCGCGACCGGCGGCATCGGCGAGCTCTACCCGCGGACGACCAACCCCGACATGGCCACCGGCGACGGCATCGCGATGGCCGCTCTCGCGGGCGCCGACGTCGAGGACATGGAGTACGTCCAGTTCCATCCAACGGTGGCGATTCCAGGCGAAGACGGCGATGACGACGACGTCTTCCTCGTCAGCGAGGCCGTCCGCGGCGAGGGCGCGCTCCTCAGAAACGGCGACGGCGAGCGGTTCATGAAAGAGTACCACGCCGACGCAGAACTCGCGCCCCGCGACGTGGTCGCCCGCGCCGTCAAAGCCGAGCGGGAGGGGACGGGCGAGGTCCTGCTGGACGTCTCGCCGCTTTCCTTCGCCGCCGAGTTCCCCGGGCTGGCCCGGCGCTGTACGGACCACGGTATCGACTACGAGGACGGTATCCCGGTCGCCCCCGCCGAGCACTTCCTCTGTGGCGGGGTCGCGGTCGACGACCGCGGCCGGACCACGCTCGACCGGCTCTACGCCGTCGGGGAGTGCTCGCGTACTGGTGTCCACGGCGCGAACCGCCTGGCCTCGACCTCCCTGCTGGAAGGGCTGGTCTGGGGACTGCGCGCCGGCGAGGACGCCGCGGGCAAGGGCGTCGAGCCCATCGAGGCCCCGGACCTCCTGGAGCGGGACCCGGACCTCCCCGCCCGCTTCGCCGGCGACAAGATGCACCGCCTGCGCCGCGTGATGGACGAGCAACTGGGCGTCGAGCGCGACCCCGACGAACTCGGCAAAGCCATGGCAACGGTCCGCCGGCTCAAGGGCGAGGTCGACGCCTACGTCCGCACCCGCACGAGCCGGTCACTGTACGAGCTACGCCACGCGAGCGTCACGGCGCTGCTCGTGGCCCGCCACGCCAGCGAGAACACCGAGAGCGTCGGCACCCACAACCTCGTCGAGAAAGCGCCGGCGGAACCGTCCGCTGACTGA
- the nadA gene encoding quinolinate synthase NadA has product METAEFETDLSLFKYDNLEQLPPAYRELEEDERTERIEAALDELGDDVVILGHNYQRREIVEHADFIGDSYQLSKEAADSDADYVIFGGVTFMAESADIITDDAQSVILPSMEASCPMAGMAEALQVDAAWAELTAETDENIVPITYMNSYADLKAFCAEQGGLVCTSSNAHKAFEYAFEQGDKVLFLPDKHLGENTAYRLGMEDEIVDWDPWDPEGTTAAEAVENDIILWEGYCQVHERFREHHIDAIRDEHPDANVIVHPECRREVVEAADVSGSTATICEKVAEADPGDTWAIGTEIHLTHHLQRWHPEVNVVPLCGDACMDCNAMRQIDPNYLTWVLEELVEGRERNVIEVAPEEKDLAQVALDRMLEI; this is encoded by the coding sequence ATGGAAACGGCTGAGTTCGAGACCGACCTCAGCCTCTTCAAATACGACAACCTCGAACAGCTCCCACCGGCCTATCGGGAGCTCGAGGAGGACGAACGGACCGAGCGCATCGAGGCAGCGCTCGACGAGCTAGGTGACGACGTCGTCATCCTGGGTCACAACTACCAGCGCCGGGAGATAGTCGAGCACGCCGACTTCATCGGCGATTCCTACCAGCTGTCCAAGGAGGCCGCCGACTCCGACGCCGACTACGTTATCTTCGGCGGGGTGACGTTCATGGCCGAGTCCGCCGACATCATCACCGACGACGCCCAGAGCGTCATCCTCCCCTCGATGGAGGCGTCCTGTCCCATGGCCGGGATGGCCGAGGCCCTGCAGGTCGACGCCGCGTGGGCCGAACTCACCGCCGAGACCGACGAGAACATCGTCCCCATCACGTACATGAACAGCTACGCCGACCTGAAGGCCTTCTGTGCCGAGCAGGGCGGGCTGGTCTGTACGTCCTCGAACGCTCACAAGGCCTTCGAGTACGCCTTCGAACAGGGCGATAAAGTCCTGTTCCTGCCCGACAAGCATCTGGGCGAAAACACCGCCTACCGCCTGGGGATGGAAGACGAAATCGTCGACTGGGACCCGTGGGACCCCGAGGGGACCACCGCCGCCGAGGCCGTCGAGAACGACATCATCCTCTGGGAAGGGTACTGCCAGGTCCACGAGCGCTTCCGCGAGCACCACATCGACGCCATCCGCGACGAGCACCCGGACGCGAACGTCATCGTCCATCCGGAGTGTCGCCGCGAGGTCGTCGAAGCCGCCGACGTGAGCGGCTCCACGGCGACCATCTGCGAGAAGGTGGCCGAGGCCGACCCCGGCGACACGTGGGCCATCGGCACCGAGATTCACCTCACTCACCACCTCCAGCGGTGGCACCCCGAGGTCAACGTCGTCCCGCTCTGTGGCGACGCCTGTATGGACTGTAACGCGATGCGCCAGATAGACCCGAACTACCTCACCTGGGTCCTCGAAGAGCTCGTGGAGGGGCGTGAACGAAACGTCATCGAGGTCGCGCCCGAGGAGAAGGATCTGGCCCAGGTCGCACTCGACCGGATGCTGGAAATCTGA
- the hmgA gene encoding hydroxymethylglutaryl-CoA reductase (NADPH), with translation MTDAETLARKVQDGELRLYELEDHADAETAAAARRQLLREETGADLDTVGEYAFDAADADSNIENMVGAAQIPMGVVGPLPIDGGAAEGEHYLPLATTEGALLASVNRGVSTIRHAGGATARVLKSGMTRAPVFRVEDVAEAGEVSAWVREHVDELADAAESTTSHGELQEVTPYVVGDSVFLRFSYDTKDAMGMNMATIATEAACDVIEAETPADLVALSGNLCSDKKPAAINAVEGRGRTVSADVLIPHEQVEERLDTTTAAIAEANTRKNLVGSAKAGALGFNAHAANVVAAAFLALGQDAAQVVEGSNTITTVDAREEGLYASVTLASLEVGTVGGGTSLPTQSEALDVLGYAGGGDPAGSNADALAEVIAAGVLAGELSLLAALSSRHLSSAHAELGR, from the coding sequence ATGACCGACGCCGAGACCCTCGCCCGGAAAGTACAGGACGGCGAGTTGCGCCTCTACGAGCTCGAGGACCACGCCGACGCCGAGACGGCCGCCGCCGCCCGCCGACAGCTCCTTCGCGAGGAGACGGGCGCCGACCTCGACACGGTCGGCGAGTACGCCTTCGACGCCGCCGACGCCGACAGCAACATCGAGAACATGGTCGGCGCGGCCCAGATACCGATGGGTGTCGTCGGGCCCCTGCCCATCGATGGCGGCGCAGCCGAGGGCGAGCACTACCTCCCGCTGGCGACGACCGAGGGCGCCCTGCTCGCGAGCGTCAACCGCGGCGTCTCCACGATCCGCCACGCCGGCGGCGCGACGGCGAGAGTGCTCAAGTCCGGGATGACGCGTGCGCCCGTGTTCAGGGTCGAGGACGTGGCCGAGGCCGGCGAGGTGTCGGCCTGGGTCCGCGAACACGTCGACGAACTGGCCGACGCGGCCGAGTCGACGACGAGCCACGGGGAGCTCCAGGAGGTGACCCCCTACGTCGTCGGCGACAGCGTCTTCCTCCGATTCAGTTACGACACCAAGGACGCGATGGGGATGAATATGGCCACCATCGCCACCGAGGCGGCCTGTGACGTCATCGAGGCCGAGACGCCCGCAGACCTCGTTGCGCTGTCGGGCAACCTCTGTTCGGACAAGAAACCCGCGGCCATCAACGCCGTCGAGGGCCGCGGCCGCACGGTCTCGGCCGACGTGCTCATCCCCCACGAGCAGGTCGAGGAACGGCTGGACACGACGACGGCGGCCATCGCCGAAGCGAATACCAGAAAGAACCTCGTGGGCTCGGCGAAGGCCGGCGCGCTGGGATTCAACGCCCACGCCGCCAACGTCGTCGCCGCCGCCTTCCTCGCGCTGGGCCAGGACGCCGCCCAGGTTGTCGAGGGGAGCAACACGATTACCACTGTGGACGCACGCGAGGAGGGACTGTACGCCTCTGTGACGCTGGCGTCGCTGGAGGTGGGCACCGTCGGCGGCGGGACCTCCTTACCCACGCAGTCCGAAGCCCTCGACGTGCTGGGGTACGCCGGGGGCGGCGACCCCGCCGGGAGCAACGCCGACGCGCTGGCGGAGGTCATCGCCGCCGGGGTGCTCGCAGGCGAGCTCTCCTTGCTCGCGGCGCTCTCGTCCCGACATCTCTCCTCGGCACACGCCGAACTCGGTCGGTAA
- a CDS encoding Lrp/AsnC family transcriptional regulator produces MADSEYPIDDLDRQIIHALQGDARHTSASEIAESLDVSARTVRNRIGKLEDAEVIRGYDVDVDYEAAGYQLHTLIVCTAPIHEREEIARRALDVDGVVAIREVMTGADNVHVEVVGVDGNDLSRIGRDLNDIGLEVVDEDLIRNEYTRPFHQFGPETVGDDK; encoded by the coding sequence ATGGCCGACTCGGAGTACCCGATAGACGACCTCGACCGACAGATAATCCACGCATTGCAGGGCGACGCCCGACACACGTCAGCAAGCGAGATAGCCGAGTCGCTGGACGTCTCGGCCCGGACCGTCCGCAATCGCATCGGCAAACTGGAGGACGCCGAGGTCATCCGGGGCTACGACGTCGACGTGGACTACGAGGCCGCGGGCTATCAGCTCCACACGCTCATCGTCTGTACGGCACCGATTCACGAGCGCGAGGAGATAGCCCGCCGGGCTCTCGACGTCGACGGCGTCGTCGCCATCCGGGAGGTGATGACCGGTGCCGACAACGTCCACGTCGAGGTCGTCGGCGTCGACGGCAACGACCTCAGCCGTATCGGCCGCGACCTGAACGATATCGGCCTCGAGGTTGTCGACGAGGACCTCATCCGCAACGAGTACACACGGCCGTTCCACCAGTTCGGGCCGGAGACGGTTGGAGATGATAAATGA
- a CDS encoding universal stress protein: MTKDLERDLGLPSVLAISIGAMIGSGIFILPALALKIAGPAVIVAYALAGLLVVPAALSKSEMATAMPEAGGTYIYIERGMGPLLGTVAGVGTWFSLSFKGALALVGGVPYLLLLFDLPLKPVALALAGVLILINIVGAKQTGRLQVAIVVVMLAALGWFAAGSAPSVQSANYANFFADGIGGLLAATGLVFVSYAGVTKVASVAEEVEDPGKNIPLGILGSLLFTTLLYVGIVAVLVGVTDPGSVAGSLTPVAVAAEATMGQAGVIAVILAAILALISTANAGILSSSRYPLAMSRDQLAPPSLSEVSERFGTPLNAITLTGAVLLLLIAFVPILEIAKLASAFQIMVFALINVAVIAFREGSAEYEPVFTSPLYPWMQGFGAITGLLLLTQMGPIALLGAVVIVVASVLWYFAYVRQRVDREGAATDAIRRQVGREALTDVESEIQRNANEVLVALTKRDGGARERALVSLAADLVRSDDGRVVAVRFEEVPDQMPLTDDMTTQSEADISFETRTEALSDELGVEVEADEIVSHDTKHAIVNFAEGRGVDAIVAEHEPLRLRSRLGGDPIDWVVRHAHCDVLLVDNLGYNEPEQVALSGDGGPYPPLAVTAAGAIAEANGGSISMWHPGNGSDEQQRTVDDYQSELSSMLSVPVQSEPFRTDGGAPPRPDLLVRRGADDRIRNAVLDDGPTVPNPGCTTITAYPHQSRRPALWRRLLERLTF; encoded by the coding sequence ATGACGAAAGACCTCGAACGCGACCTCGGACTCCCCTCTGTGCTGGCTATCAGTATCGGCGCGATGATCGGCAGCGGCATCTTCATCCTCCCGGCGCTGGCGCTGAAAATCGCCGGCCCCGCCGTCATCGTGGCGTACGCGCTGGCCGGCCTGCTCGTGGTTCCGGCCGCCCTCTCGAAGTCGGAGATGGCGACCGCGATGCCCGAGGCCGGCGGGACCTACATCTACATCGAACGCGGGATGGGACCGCTGCTTGGCACCGTCGCCGGCGTGGGGACGTGGTTCTCGCTGTCGTTCAAGGGCGCGCTCGCACTGGTCGGCGGCGTCCCGTACCTTCTCCTTCTCTTCGACCTGCCGCTGAAACCGGTCGCACTGGCGCTGGCCGGCGTGCTCATCCTCATCAACATCGTCGGCGCCAAACAGACGGGGCGACTCCAGGTCGCCATCGTCGTCGTAATGTTGGCGGCGCTTGGCTGGTTCGCCGCCGGTAGCGCCCCCAGCGTGCAGTCGGCCAACTACGCGAACTTCTTCGCCGACGGCATCGGCGGGCTGCTGGCGGCGACCGGGCTGGTGTTCGTCTCCTACGCTGGCGTCACCAAGGTCGCGAGCGTCGCCGAGGAGGTCGAAGACCCCGGCAAGAACATTCCGCTGGGCATTCTGGGCTCGCTCCTGTTCACGACGCTGCTGTACGTCGGTATCGTAGCCGTGCTGGTCGGTGTGACGGACCCCGGCAGCGTCGCCGGCTCGCTCACCCCGGTCGCGGTCGCCGCCGAGGCGACGATGGGGCAGGCCGGTGTCATCGCGGTCATTCTCGCGGCTATCCTGGCACTGATATCGACGGCCAACGCGGGTATCCTCTCTTCGTCGCGGTACCCGCTCGCGATGAGCCGGGACCAGCTCGCGCCGCCGTCGCTGTCTGAAGTCAGCGAGCGGTTCGGGACGCCGCTGAACGCCATTACCCTCACCGGCGCGGTGTTGTTGCTACTCATCGCGTTCGTCCCGATACTGGAGATCGCGAAACTCGCCAGCGCGTTCCAGATTATGGTGTTTGCACTCATCAACGTCGCCGTCATCGCCTTCCGCGAGGGGTCGGCGGAGTACGAACCGGTGTTCACCTCGCCGCTGTACCCCTGGATGCAGGGCTTCGGCGCGATTACCGGCCTCCTGCTGTTGACCCAGATGGGGCCCATTGCGCTGCTCGGGGCGGTCGTCATCGTCGTCGCCAGCGTCCTCTGGTACTTCGCGTACGTCCGCCAGCGCGTCGACCGCGAGGGGGCGGCGACCGACGCCATCCGGCGACAGGTCGGCCGCGAGGCGCTCACCGACGTCGAGTCCGAAATCCAGCGGAACGCAAACGAGGTACTCGTCGCGCTGACGAAACGCGACGGCGGCGCCCGCGAACGTGCACTGGTCAGTCTCGCCGCTGACCTCGTCCGGTCTGACGACGGCCGCGTCGTTGCCGTTCGGTTCGAAGAGGTCCCCGACCAGATGCCGTTGACAGACGACATGACGACCCAGTCGGAGGCGGACATCTCCTTCGAGACGCGGACCGAGGCCCTTTCGGACGAACTGGGCGTCGAGGTCGAGGCCGACGAAATCGTCAGCCACGACACGAAACACGCCATCGTCAACTTCGCCGAAGGCCGTGGCGTCGACGCCATCGTGGCCGAACACGAACCGCTCCGGCTCCGCTCGCGGCTCGGCGGCGACCCCATCGACTGGGTGGTCAGACACGCACACTGTGACGTGTTGCTCGTGGACAACCTGGGGTACAACGAACCGGAGCAGGTCGCTCTCTCCGGAGACGGCGGCCCGTACCCGCCCCTGGCCGTGACAGCCGCCGGGGCTATCGCAGAGGCCAACGGCGGTAGCATCTCGATGTGGCATCCCGGAAACGGCTCCGACGAGCAACAGCGGACCGTCGACGACTACCAGTCGGAACTGTCGTCGATGCTTTCGGTCCCGGTGCAGTCCGAACCGTTCCGGACCGACGGCGGCGCGCCACCCCGACCGGACCTGCTGGTGCGCCGGGGGGCCGACGACCGTATTCGCAACGCGGTGCTGGACGACGGCCCGACCGTGCCCAACCCCGGCTGTACGACGATAACGGCCTACCCGCACCAGTCACGCCGCCCGGCGCTCTGGCGTCGGCTGCTCGAACGGCTCACGTTCTAG
- a CDS encoding gamma carbonic anhydrase family protein, translating into MDSREYAFEGAEPDIHGYAHVSREATVVGDVSVGPNANVWPGAVLRGDVGPVEVGRETAIGDGAILHASTVGEKVMVGHGAVLNDADVRDGALVGFNSTVSDAVIGEGSIVAMGTVVPPGYEVPAKSFVRGSPAQVTPLSETTIDPDEVFEAFSSGDYANLAARHEDLFE; encoded by the coding sequence ATGGACAGTCGCGAGTACGCTTTCGAGGGAGCCGAGCCCGATATCCACGGATACGCCCACGTCAGCCGCGAGGCGACAGTCGTCGGTGACGTGTCCGTTGGGCCGAACGCGAACGTCTGGCCCGGCGCGGTGCTCCGGGGCGACGTGGGCCCGGTCGAGGTCGGCCGGGAGACCGCAATCGGCGACGGGGCCATCCTCCACGCCTCGACCGTCGGCGAGAAGGTGATGGTCGGCCACGGCGCCGTGCTCAACGACGCCGACGTGAGAGACGGCGCACTCGTGGGGTTCAACTCTACGGTTAGCGACGCCGTCATCGGCGAGGGCTCTATCGTCGCCATGGGAACCGTCGTCCCGCCGGGCTACGAGGTGCCCGCCAAGTCCTTCGTCCGTGGCAGCCCTGCGCAGGTGACACCGCTCTCGGAGACGACTATCGACCCCGACGAAGTGTTCGAGGCGTTCTCCTCGGGCGACTACGCGAATCTCGCGGCTCGGCACGAGGATTTGTTCGAGTAG
- a CDS encoding redoxin domain-containing protein, which yields MVSTGDSAPDISATLANGEVEAFELSDHLGDGPVVLAFFPGAFTPPCSNEMVALQEHLGDFEAAGATILGVSADSAFSQNAFREEHGLDFALVSDMDRNAIEDYGVRIDIGDLGLMGVANRSVFVIDDDGEITYSWVADDPTNEPDYEELLEAAESA from the coding sequence ATGGTATCCACAGGCGATTCCGCACCCGACATCTCCGCGACGCTCGCGAACGGAGAGGTAGAGGCGTTCGAACTGTCCGACCACCTGGGCGACGGGCCGGTCGTACTCGCGTTCTTCCCGGGCGCGTTCACCCCGCCGTGTTCCAACGAGATGGTGGCGCTGCAGGAGCACCTGGGCGACTTCGAGGCCGCCGGCGCGACGATTCTGGGTGTCAGCGCCGACTCGGCGTTCTCCCAGAACGCTTTCCGCGAGGAACACGGCCTGGACTTTGCGCTGGTCAGCGACATGGACCGTAACGCCATCGAGGACTACGGCGTCCGCATCGACATCGGCGACCTCGGCCTCATGGGCGTGGCCAACCGCTCGGTGTTCGTCATCGACGACGACGGCGAGATAACCTACAGCTGGGTCGCCGACGACCCGACCAACGAGCCCGACTACGAGGAGCTGCTCGAGGCCGCCGAGAGCGCCTAG
- a CDS encoding DUF7504 family protein — protein sequence MSLATDGFAVDSLSLGPIDSGTSILLTGEDADTLQAVFSQLVAAADDERSIVLSTGSGGRAVQRDLNSARTGAGNRASVLTCEGPASGDDIQSVDDISDLTRLGMDFSTLVASAQQGSGRFRSGIMLCSTIASEIEDTRSLYRFLNSNFLTELRRGDGIGVCALDTSADIGADMSSTISGLQTSFAAHIEVEKTGPGQATLTVDGLDGEDTVDVDL from the coding sequence ATGAGTCTCGCCACCGACGGGTTCGCGGTGGACTCGCTCTCACTGGGCCCCATCGACAGCGGGACGAGTATCCTGCTGACCGGCGAGGACGCCGACACGCTGCAAGCGGTGTTCAGTCAGCTCGTCGCGGCCGCCGACGACGAGCGCTCTATCGTCCTCTCGACCGGGAGCGGCGGCCGGGCCGTCCAGCGGGACCTCAACAGCGCCCGGACCGGCGCCGGCAACCGGGCCTCTGTGCTGACCTGTGAGGGCCCCGCCAGCGGCGACGACATCCAGTCCGTCGACGACATCAGCGACCTCACCAGACTCGGGATGGACTTCTCGACGCTGGTCGCGTCGGCCCAGCAGGGGTCGGGCCGGTTCCGCTCGGGCATCATGCTCTGTTCGACCATCGCCAGCGAAATCGAGGACACCCGGTCGCTGTACCGATTCCTCAACTCCAATTTCCTGACCGAACTGCGCCGGGGCGACGGTATCGGCGTCTGTGCGCTCGACACCAGCGCCGACATCGGCGCCGACATGTCGAGTACCATCAGCGGTCTGCAGACCTCCTTCGCGGCCCACATCGAGGTCGAGAAGACCGGCCCCGGACAGGCGACGCTCACCGTCGACGGGCTGGACGGCGAGGACACGGTCGACGTCGACCTGTAG
- a CDS encoding GAF domain-containing protein, translating into MSKATTEEAADLSRTVLCVDDEQRIDDVSTAIDGEGTLTAVEATTVEGATELLQEASVVCVVTSYDLPDGTGMDVIEAVREHAPQVPSVLFTDRPPQDIDTDSFEETIVEYLNRDLPDAHDRLGFVTNDVIEHSAQVGFLRPDDEEERLATLAEYDIDELPIDESFERLTDLIASHFDAGVAFIGLIEKDEENFLACHGADLDSLTREDTICTHSMLQEDVMVIEDIADDNRFNKNEQLENLGIVSYAGANMTAPNGQVIGQVCLIDFEKRSYDAEERAELQDFAETAMEILDLRQSLRSARGEEVAR; encoded by the coding sequence ATGTCCAAAGCGACAACAGAGGAGGCGGCCGACCTCTCACGAACCGTGCTGTGCGTGGACGACGAGCAGCGAATCGACGACGTGTCGACGGCTATCGACGGGGAAGGGACGCTCACAGCCGTCGAAGCGACCACCGTCGAGGGTGCGACCGAACTGCTCCAGGAGGCGTCGGTCGTCTGTGTGGTCACGAGCTACGACCTGCCCGACGGGACCGGGATGGACGTCATCGAGGCCGTCCGCGAACACGCGCCCCAGGTGCCGAGCGTCCTCTTTACGGACCGGCCACCGCAGGATATCGACACCGACTCCTTCGAGGAGACCATCGTCGAGTATCTGAACCGGGACCTTCCCGACGCCCACGACCGGCTCGGGTTCGTCACGAACGACGTCATCGAACACAGCGCACAGGTCGGGTTCCTCCGGCCTGACGACGAAGAGGAGCGACTGGCGACGCTGGCCGAGTACGACATCGACGAGCTTCCCATCGACGAGAGCTTCGAGCGGCTCACCGACCTCATCGCGAGCCACTTCGACGCCGGCGTCGCCTTCATCGGCCTCATCGAGAAAGACGAAGAGAACTTCCTCGCGTGCCACGGGGCCGACCTGGATAGCCTCACGCGTGAGGACACCATCTGCACCCACAGTATGCTCCAGGAGGACGTTATGGTCATCGAAGACATCGCCGACGACAACCGCTTCAACAAGAACGAACAGCTCGAGAACCTCGGTATCGTCTCCTACGCCGGTGCGAACATGACCGCCCCGAACGGGCAGGTCATCGGCCAGGTGTGTCTCATCGACTTCGAGAAGCGGAGCTACGACGCCGAGGAGCGGGCCGAACTCCAGGATTTCGCCGAGACGGCCATGGAGATTCTGGACCTCCGCCAGTCACTTCGCAGTGCCCGCGGCGAGGAGGTGGCCCGATGA
- a CDS encoding dipeptide epimerase, producing MNWTVSRHDLPLSTPFGISRGTSEVCECVVVELTHEGTTGYGAVTPSAYFGETAETVAETLPDLLAAVDDVGDPHAGQRIERLCHEVAPDQPAARSAVGIAVADWAARALGVPLYRQWGLDPARVPATSYTVGIAPPEEMASKAHRAVNAGFDIVKLKLGTDDDRARFDAVRKAVPDAELRVDANAAWDADEAVEKAAWLESGGVTMLEQPVAADDVAGLARVTDVTTMAVCADEACQTATDVPRLADACNVVNVKLAKCGGPRAARRLVHTADAHRLATMLGCMVESSASLAAAVHLAPLVDYADLDGALLLDSDPFDGVPIEGDRFDLHAVDAGTGARRR from the coding sequence ATGAACTGGACCGTCTCCCGCCACGACCTGCCACTGTCGACGCCGTTCGGTATCAGCCGTGGGACCAGCGAGGTTTGTGAGTGTGTCGTCGTCGAGCTGACCCACGAGGGCACAACGGGGTACGGCGCGGTTACCCCGTCGGCCTACTTCGGCGAGACGGCCGAGACGGTCGCCGAGACGCTCCCCGACCTGCTCGCCGCAGTCGACGATGTCGGCGACCCCCACGCCGGCCAGCGCATCGAGCGCCTGTGCCACGAGGTGGCGCCCGACCAGCCGGCGGCCCGCAGCGCCGTCGGTATCGCTGTCGCCGACTGGGCCGCCCGGGCGCTTGGCGTCCCGCTGTACCGCCAGTGGGGACTCGACCCGGCGCGCGTGCCGGCGACGAGCTACACCGTCGGCATCGCCCCGCCCGAGGAGATGGCTTCGAAAGCCCACAGGGCCGTCAACGCGGGCTTCGACATCGTGAAGCTGAAGCTCGGGACCGACGACGACCGAGCCCGCTTCGACGCGGTACGGAAGGCCGTCCCCGACGCCGAGCTTCGGGTCGACGCCAACGCGGCCTGGGACGCCGACGAGGCCGTCGAGAAGGCCGCCTGGCTGGAATCGGGCGGCGTGACGATGCTCGAACAGCCGGTGGCTGCCGACGACGTGGCCGGGCTCGCCCGGGTCACGGACGTGACGACGATGGCGGTGTGTGCCGACGAGGCCTGCCAGACTGCGACGGACGTCCCGCGGCTGGCAGACGCCTGTAACGTCGTCAACGTCAAGCTCGCCAAGTGCGGCGGCCCGCGGGCCGCCCGGCGGCTGGTTCACACTGCCGACGCCCACCGGCTCGCGACGATGCTTGGTTGTATGGTCGAGTCCAGCGCCTCGCTCGCTGCTGCGGTCCACCTCGCGCCGCTGGTCGACTACGCCGACCTCGACGGCGCACTCCTGCTCGATTCGGACCCCTTCGACGGCGTCCCCATCGAGGGCGACCGGTTCGACCTCCACGCAGTGGACGCGGGGACCGGCGCGCGCCGGCGCTGA